The following coding sequences are from one Halobellus litoreus window:
- a CDS encoding protein adenylyltransferase SelO — protein sequence MTFSFDTTYKNLDPNLYSRVTPKSIANPEIVVRNDGLCADLGLDPAELNTTILAGQDLLEEPIAQAYAGHQYGSFTVLGDGRAMILGEHVRDGDRYDIQLKGSGRTPYSGRGDGNATVSSMLREYLYSYAMQNLHIKTSRSLAVLETDEAIRRRRKEPGAILVRVMNSHIRYGTFQYVASRAADELQRFTDYVIDRHYPQLTAADRPYLDFFDAVMQSSIEMVVDWLRVGFVHGVMNTDNMSIDGETFDYGPCAFINYYDEDAVFSSIDKHGRYAFGNQRPILRWNLERLAEALQPLCTRTALTYDELESKLDEFDDRFDAQYYTMTRKKLGITSDDEEALVDEFLEWLRKSNADYTNTFLELETPGTFDDPAFATTEFEQLRDKLAAVGLDEELMQEANPRYIPRNYLVEQALDEYLETGTLSTFERLLNVLENPYISKDMGSQFQQPPPREFDTEYTTYCNT from the coding sequence ATGACGTTTTCATTTGATACCACGTATAAAAATTTGGACCCAAACCTCTATTCGAGAGTAACGCCAAAAAGTATCGCTAATCCAGAAATTGTAGTTCGTAATGACGGGCTCTGTGCTGATCTTGGATTGGATCCAGCGGAACTCAATACTACCATTCTAGCAGGCCAAGACCTCTTGGAAGAACCAATCGCCCAAGCATATGCAGGCCACCAGTATGGGAGCTTTACCGTCCTGGGCGATGGGAGAGCGATGATACTCGGCGAACATGTGCGCGATGGTGATAGATACGATATCCAATTAAAAGGCTCCGGTCGAACGCCGTACTCCGGGAGAGGCGACGGCAACGCAACTGTCAGCTCGATGCTCAGAGAGTATCTGTATTCATATGCGATGCAGAATCTACACATCAAAACATCGAGAAGCCTAGCTGTCCTCGAAACTGACGAAGCGATCCGACGACGGCGGAAGGAACCTGGAGCCATTCTTGTCCGAGTGATGAACAGCCATATTCGATACGGGACCTTTCAGTATGTTGCAAGCCGAGCAGCCGACGAACTACAGCGATTCACTGACTACGTTATCGACAGACACTACCCACAGCTAACTGCAGCGGATCGTCCATACCTCGATTTCTTTGATGCAGTCATGCAGTCGTCGATTGAGATGGTTGTCGACTGGCTGCGTGTCGGATTCGTTCATGGCGTGATGAATACCGACAACATGAGTATCGATGGAGAAACATTTGATTACGGGCCCTGTGCGTTCATAAATTACTATGATGAGGATGCGGTCTTCAGCTCGATCGACAAGCACGGGCGATATGCGTTCGGCAACCAGCGACCCATTTTGCGGTGGAATCTCGAACGTCTCGCAGAGGCGCTCCAACCGCTGTGTACACGAACGGCGCTCACGTATGATGAACTCGAAAGTAAACTGGACGAATTTGACGATCGATTTGATGCACAATACTACACGATGACGCGAAAGAAGCTGGGGATCACCTCGGATGATGAGGAAGCACTCGTCGATGAATTCCTGGAGTGGCTCCGCAAGTCGAACGCAGACTATACCAATACGTTCCTCGAATTAGAGACGCCCGGTACGTTTGATGACCCAGCGTTTGCAACTACAGAATTCGAACAGCTCAGAGATAAACTGGCTGCTGTCGGCCTAGATGAGGAGTTGATGCAGGAGGCCAATCCGCGGTACATTCCCCGCAACTACCTGGTTGAACAGGCATTGGACGAGTATCTCGAAACTGGGACTCTTTCCACATTCGAACGGTTATTGAACGTGCTGGAAAACCCCTATATATCGAAGGATATGGGTTCACAATTCCAGCAACCGCCGCCACGAGAATTCGATACGGAGTATACAACGTACTGTAATACGTGA
- a CDS encoding helix-turn-helix domain-containing protein, with translation MAKSALSGSHPLDTMLAVSDVIQNERLARLYARVLELDTPTVEELASRSASSQTTVYEDVKHLVEIGVLKRVTDSQPHRYSARRVDMTIQTGEETFQITPTLLVALAQRDSNDNIELYVERHEVSGLATAIEYARAYTKSEMTARIMAREQEIPVLEAETILQELQEILLDVENEISTEIDIEALDADVDERTGE, from the coding sequence ATGGCCAAATCAGCTCTCTCGGGTTCGCACCCGTTGGATACGATGCTGGCAGTTTCTGACGTGATCCAGAACGAACGGTTGGCACGTCTGTACGCTCGGGTACTCGAACTCGACACCCCCACTGTAGAGGAGCTCGCAAGCCGTTCTGCGAGTTCTCAAACCACGGTCTACGAGGATGTCAAGCATCTCGTGGAAATCGGTGTCCTCAAGCGCGTGACGGACTCTCAGCCGCACCGATATAGCGCTCGTCGGGTCGATATGACCATACAGACCGGGGAAGAGACGTTTCAAATCACCCCGACGCTTCTCGTTGCCCTGGCTCAACGCGACTCAAACGACAATATCGAACTTTACGTCGAACGCCACGAAGTCAGCGGTCTGGCGACGGCAATCGAATACGCTCGGGCCTACACGAAATCGGAGATGACTGCCCGGATTATGGCTCGCGAGCAGGAGATTCCCGTCCTCGAAGCCGAAACAATCCTCCAGGAACTCCAGGAAATCCTCCTTGATGTAGAAAACGAGATTTCGACGGAAATCGATATCGAGGCGTTGGACGCAGATGTCGACGAGCGAACCGGCGAGTAG